ggagaagcttgggtCCGAATGTAACCTGCTTGGTACCAACCTCAGGGTTCTTGACATGCTTGGGTCTGTCCTCCTTGTATGACTTCTCGGGACCGCCAGTCACGGTGACAGTGACGgcgtccttctcctcaatgGCCATGTATCGGGGCACAACAGGGTCGAGCATTCGCTTGTTGATGGCCCAGATAGTTGTCCAGTCCATGGTGACGATATTTCGGCTAGGCCCCTGCTTCAACATGAACTCACGGAGAGCGGGAACGGTCAGACCGCGACGGAGGATACCGCGGACGGTAGGCAGGCGAGGATCATCCCAGCCGCTGACACGGCCGGTGTCGACAACCTTGGTGAGCTTTCGCTTGGAAAGGAATGTTCGGATAAAGTTGATACGGGCAAACTCCCAGAGGTTGACCTTGCggagcttgaggttgttAATGAACCAGTGGTATTGCTCGTTACGGTCGGCATACTCGGTTGTTCGGAGCGCGTGGGTGACACCCTCGAGACTGTCGACGACGGGGCAGGCGAAATCGTAGGTAGGGTAGATGTTCCAGTCCCAACCGGTTCGGTGGTGAGGAGCGGGCTCGGCGCCCTTCCAATTGGGGAATCGGTAGATGACGGGGTCTCGCATAGAGCCGTTGCTCGAGTCGAAGGCGATGCGAGCGCGAATGCAGTGTTTTCGGCCCAGGTCGGTACCGTTCTTCATCTCTCTGAACATGGCCAAACTCTCCTCAGCAGGACGGTCACGTCGCTTGCTGGCAAGACGGTTCTTGCGGTCATCCTTCTGGACCTCGGGGTCGGTGTCATCGGCGTATGCGTTGCCGTCGAGGATCATCTGCTCGGCAATCTCGTAGAGCTCCTTGAAGTAGTCGCTGGTGTGAGTGACGGAGACGTACTTAATGTCCATCAACTCGAGATCGTGGAGAATAGAGTCCTCGAactcctgcttctccttggagGGGTTTGTATCGTCGAATCGGACGAGGAgcttgccattgccatcgGGGGCAGTCTTGGCGAAGTAATCGTTGAGGAGAGCGGCCTTTGCGTGACCAATGTGAAGATAACCACTTGCAAAGTGTCAGTAAAGTCACGCGATGCGTGTTTCGGTGAAGAACATACCTGGGCTCAGGAGGGAAACGGGTCACGACACCGTTCTCAGTGTTCTGAAGGCCAATGTTATAGTTGGCACCGCCAACGCGCTTCTCCTTGCCAGAgttgagcttctccttcagctcaGGGTGAGCATCCTCGATGAACTTGAACCATCGGGTGATGTTGGCGTAGGCACCCTTTCGGACGAGGCCAATGGCGACCTTATTGGTGCGGAGGGCAGTCCAGACCTTCTCGTCAGCCTCGCTCAGGGTGTAGCCTCCAAGGTAGGTTCGGAGAGTGAGGTGCTTGTCGAGATCAGCGGCCAAGGGACCGAGAGTCTTGAAGTCGGCTGTGGCGAGCACTGGAGCCGCGCTCTCAGCGTCGAAGCTCATGATGGCGGGGTTGGAGGAGGGGAAGTTTGTCGGGTAGAGTGTTCGCTGTGGCAATCGTGTGCTGAAGCTTGGTCTCGTTCGTATGCGTCTGTAGGACTCGCTTTCgatctcgtcttcgtctATGGAAGAATGGAGTGGGAGGCGTCTGGCAGAAGTAGGTCTCGTTGCCCCAATTTGAGCCCGAGATTTTGGAGGGGTCAAAGATTTTGGCGGGGTGATGCTGATGACTCAGGATCTTGGTAGAAGCACGTGACCGATCGTGTGACAGGACGGTCAACATTCCACGAATGCTACCATTGACTCTTGACCGAATATTTGGAAAGGATGAATACTTTATGCATTCAATTGTTTGTATATATTTCTAAAGTACTTCTTCATTTCGCTCAATTCGCTCGCTCCGTTCCCATCGTCTTACTGTCACCCCACCAATAGCGAAGCCGGAGGAGCTTGGAGCATTGCGAGAACAGCATTCCCATCCGTGAGGATTATCTCGAGAATTTTTGCTGATGAGCCACACCGAAAACGGAGAGAATCCGTATATCGGTCAATAGTCACCTTATTTTGATGACGATTGCATGAATAAGATCTTGGATATCCCGGCGTGGCAACCCCAGACCAGGCCGGAAGCTTACCCGCCGGCTCAGAGCCGGCTTCTAGACCACGACACTCCGGGAATAACTACCGGGTGTACAGGCCTTGTAATGGAACAACGCGTCACCCCGAATCTGTAATCGTATTTCGTCTATTGACTCCTCTAATTATTATCCCATAACTCTGCTGAAGAGGTTGGGAGCAAGTCTTCATATCCTGTCATCCAAATGAAACCATGGATGAGCCAAGATATCTTTTGCAGACACTCGCTGCACAGGCTCGTAAACGAAAATCTTGGATATCAAATCATATAACAAGTCAGCCTCGTGCGTAGGTATTTTCGGCAGTGACTCAATGATCTTATCAACTTTGTCAGAGTATGCTCCAAGGTAGACATTGTCGATTCTGGTCGCGGCAGGTTTCCAAAATTTGTTGCTGTAACATTCCAGATATGGCTTGTTCTCATCCCTCACTCTTTCTGGcgcagttgatgatgactgaaGCTCCTCGAGATTCTCTGGTTGATCCCAGATCTCGCCGATCCACTGCTTCAATGATCTTGTGTTTTCGAGTATTTCGCCCAGGGGCTCGCCATTGATTGTGTCCATCGTTGGGAGGCCGTCATCGTCGAATAGCGGCTCTCCCCATGATGCCGGTATACGGCCAAGGTACTCGCTGACCCATCCAAGCAAGTTTGCTGGACTATCAACGTTGGGAATTGAGAAAGGAGATGAGCCTGACCTGATCTGTAGGATAGAGCAGCCCAAAGCCCACACATCACTTGCAGTGCTGGCCAGGTTTCCAACTGCCACCTCGGGCGCCAGAAAGCCTGGAGGTGTCCCAAGTGTTTTCCTCGGGGGAGCAGTGGTCAAAAATGCTTGATCACAATCGGTTAAGCAGATGTCATCAAGTATGAGGTCTTCTGCTGAGGCGAAATCGAGGTTGCCAACAATATACCGAGGCGCCTCTGCACCAGTAGGTTCACCAGATATCGTTCTCAAGCCATCCCGTTGAGGCTCACCAAAAAGCCGGTATATcccttgatcatcttgatgatCAAGGTTACGGATGCGAAAGACGATATTGCTCGGGGCAAAATCTATAGAAAATCAGGAACGTAAAGGCAGGAAGCAGAAACGCGGCGTACCTCCGTGACAAAGACCTTGAGAATGAAGATCTGCGATAGCTTTTGTAGCTTGGGAAGACACGCGACGCGCCAGCCAGGGATGAAACCTGCTCTGTAGGTATTGGGACATGGTGTTGCAAGAAGGACCACAAGGTGGTAGGACTAGACATAGGTGGCGGCCATTGGGCCCTTCGATGTGAAAGAAGCGCTTATAGGTTATGAATCTCTCGTCATTAATTTTAGAGGTGATACTGTGGCACATGACTGCTTTGTCTTCCATCATAGAGGAGTCCGAAGCTGCCACAATCTTGAGTGCCACCCAGATAGACTCCAAGGAGTCGTAAGCTAGCCATACGACGGAAAAGCCGCCATGACCGAGCTTATGGACAATCCGGTACCGACCGCCATCAACGTGATCGCCGATATGAACTGGGTGGAAGCCACCTTTTCGATAAAATTCAGGCTCTTCTGTGTCGCTAATCTGGACCGTCTCAAACCGACAGGACTCATTAGAGGTGATTGATGCATCGCTAGTATCTTGACTAGAGGAAGGAGACATATTAAGCGCACTTCGTGACTATGAGGTTCGGAGAGGATTAGAAAGGTGGCGGTTGACGAAGCGAGTGGAAGATGAGGCCTCAAGGTCGTTGGTTGAACAATTGAATCAGGCAACAGCCTATCACGTGCGAGATGTCAAACTTGGTAGGACAAAGAGCCCAACTTTGAGAGTCAGATGCCTGCAATGGCAAAGATTGATAGCTTGCGGGTAATAAACTTGCCGAATCACTGATGAAACTTATACGGCGATGactccttttctcttttgttaCACAACCTGTCGAAGCCCTTGATAATACGAGAAACAACCTAACTAGAGAAAAGATCGGTAGGCCCGTTTTTCTCTATTGACCAAATACAAAATCCTTCCTGTTCGAGCAAAAGTGCCAGCTATAGATCAACCGCCCCGATAAGTCCTGTCGATTTAAGGGCACTAGTAGCTGTGGCAGTCTATTTAAACTTCTTATTCATCATTGGTAAGAGACACTAAACAAGGGAAAGACTACTAGTGACGCGCCGACCTTTTTGGAGATGAAAGCTCTTGTTCTCAGGTCAGTATTTCTCGCGAACAATGTGGACGATTTCAAACTGTTCGTTTATGAAACTCGTCTAGTGACATGGCGGCCAGCCCTGACTATCAGTCCGTGTTATCAAGTAGGCACAGTACAGTACTTGGCGACAGTGCCATTGTCGACTTGTCAGCGCAAGACTTAGACGACCCCCTTCACCGCTTACATCAGATAGACGACATCTGGGATACCATTTTATACCCGTTGTTGTCTCTGCCCATCATGATGTAGCCTATCGAACCCCGACTGCCACAAGACTTGCGGATCGATTGCATTCTCCTGGTACAAACCGAGATATCTTGATTGATCAATCAAAGCTGAAAACCGATACTCTGACGGAAGGTGCCCACTTTGACACTG
This genomic stretch from Fusarium fujikuroi IMI 58289 draft genome, chromosome FFUJ_chr09 harbors:
- a CDS encoding probable glutamate--tRNA ligase, with the protein product MSFDAESAAPVLATADFKTLGPLAADLDKHLTLRTYLGGYTLSEADEKVWTALRTNKVAIGLVRKGAYANITRWFKFIEDAHPELKEKLNSGKEKRVGGANYNIGLQNTENGVVTRFPPEPSGYLHIGHAKAALLNDYFAKTAPDGNGKLLVRFDDTNPSKEKQEFEDSILHDLELMDIKYVSVTHTSDYFKELYEIAEQMILDGNAYADDTDPEVQKDDRKNRLASKRRDRPAEESLAMFREMKNGTDLGRKHCIRARIAFDSSNGSMRDPVIYRFPNWKGAEPAPHHRTGWDWNIYPTYDFACPVVDSLEGVTHALRTTEYADRNEQYHWFINNLKLRKVNLWEFARINFIRTFLSKRKLTKVVDTGRVSGWDDPRLPTVRGILRRGLTVPALREFMLKQGPSRNIVTMDWTTIWAINKRMLDPVVPRYMAIEEKDAVTVTVTGGPEKSYKEDRPKHVKNPEVGTKQVTFGPKLLLDQADVAEFADNEEITLMSWGNAIVRGLDKSASPIKDLNLELHLAGDFKTTSKKVHWLAADPENLVKAELWDFGYLITKDTLEKDDNLDDYLAETTAWKVDALVDASIAGLKENDFIQLERKGYYRVDKALGQGPDGRAVLFKVPTGGQKG
- a CDS encoding related to dis1-suppressing protein kinase dsk1, with amino-acid sequence MSPSSSQDTSDASITSNESCRFETVQISDTEEPEFYRKGGFHPVHIGDHVDGGRYRIVHKLGHGGFSVVWLAYDSLESIWVALKIVAASDSSMMEDKAVMCHSITSKINDERFITYKRFFHIEGPNGRHLCLVLPPCGPSCNTMSQYLQSRFHPWLARRVSSQATKAIADLHSQGLCHGDFAPSNIVFRIRNLDHQDDQGIYRLFGEPQRDGLRTISGEPTGAEAPRYIVGNLDFASAEDLILDDICLTDCDQAFLTTAPPRKTLGTPPGFLAPEVAVGNLASTASDVWALGCSILQIRSGSSPFSIPNVDSPANLLGWVSEYLGRIPASWGEPLFDDDGLPTMDTINGEPLGEILENTRSLKQWIGEIWDQPENLEELQSSSTAPERVRDENKPYLECYSNKFWKPAATRIDNVYLGAYSDKVDKIIESLPKIPTHEADLLYDLISKIFVYEPVQRVSAKDILAHPWFHLDDRI